The Mustela erminea isolate mMusErm1 chromosome 18, mMusErm1.Pri, whole genome shotgun sequence genome has a window encoding:
- the LOC116578321 gene encoding translation initiation factor IF-2-like isoform X4: protein MSQGGNGDALPTHLLPVAALAKHKLGHGPDPVSRRRAPSPGRSPMRGERDSRVTRTAAAAAPRPGSAVAPDPRPFLTFACAVTHLRAEKKGAFVGSPRGPWPAVSWAALPPGGRERGVGRGRRPWGRVPDPTPGAGPRPGARVRPGKAGRALSPRGPGLLREASTREGMVSPAPGNGSGCCHACLPWATWSQLLMMTVHYEGDFSHLCLGIFLGCKAHTWRGRGVQLQSAKDVPIPQMSVAVLPGLGIKPRGPLEGW, encoded by the exons ATGAGCCagggaggaaatggagatgccCTGCCCACTCACCTCCTGCCAGTGGCCGCCCTTGCTAAACACAAACTAGGCCACGGGCCTGACCCAGTTTCGCGGCGCCGCGCGCCAAGCCCGGGGAGGAGCCCGATGCGCGGGGAGCGGGACAGCCGCGTGACTCGgacggccgccgccgccgccccgcgcccGGGATCCGCAGTCGCACCGGATCCGAGGCCGTTTCTGACATTTGCCTGCGCCGTGACTCATCTCCGCGCGGAGAAGAAAGGGGCCTTTGTGGGCTCCCCGCGCGGGCCTTGGCCGGCCGTGTCCTGGGCAGCACTGCCCCCCGGTGGCCGGGAGCGCGGTGTAGGGCGCGGGAGGCGGCCCTGGGGGCGCGTGCCCGACCCCACCCCCGGTGCTGGCCCGCGTCCTGGGGCCCGAGTCCGTCCGGGGAAAGCGGGAAGAGCACTATCTCCCCGAGGCCCGGGTCTTCTGAGGGAAGCCTCCACAAGGGAGGGAATGGTTTCTCCCGCCCCTGGAAACG GTAGTGGATGCTGCCATGCCTGTTTGCCCTGGGCCACCTGGAGTCAACTGCTGATGATGACAGTACATTATGAAGGTGACTTCTCGCATCTCTGCCTTGGGATATTCCTTGGATGCAAAGCCCACacctggcgggggcggggggtgcagctCCAAAGTGCCAAGGATGTGCCGATACCACAG ATGTCTGTGGCTGTCTtgccaggtcttgggatcaagccacgTGGCCCACTTGAGGGCTGGTGA
- the LOC116578321 gene encoding translation initiation factor IF-2-like isoform X5 — MSQGGNGDALPTHLLPVAALAKHKLGHGPDPVSRRRAPSPGRSPMRGERDSRVTRTAAAAAPRPGSAVAPDPRPFLTFACAVTHLRAEKKGAFVGSPRGPWPAVSWAALPPGGRERGVGRGRRPWGRVPDPTPGAGPRPGARVRPGKAGRALSPRGPGLLREASTREGMVSPAPGNGSGCCHACLPWATWSQLLMMTVHYEGDFSHLCLGIFLGCKAHTWRGRGVQLQSAKDVPIPQWL; from the exons ATGAGCCagggaggaaatggagatgccCTGCCCACTCACCTCCTGCCAGTGGCCGCCCTTGCTAAACACAAACTAGGCCACGGGCCTGACCCAGTTTCGCGGCGCCGCGCGCCAAGCCCGGGGAGGAGCCCGATGCGCGGGGAGCGGGACAGCCGCGTGACTCGgacggccgccgccgccgccccgcgcccGGGATCCGCAGTCGCACCGGATCCGAGGCCGTTTCTGACATTTGCCTGCGCCGTGACTCATCTCCGCGCGGAGAAGAAAGGGGCCTTTGTGGGCTCCCCGCGCGGGCCTTGGCCGGCCGTGTCCTGGGCAGCACTGCCCCCCGGTGGCCGGGAGCGCGGTGTAGGGCGCGGGAGGCGGCCCTGGGGGCGCGTGCCCGACCCCACCCCCGGTGCTGGCCCGCGTCCTGGGGCCCGAGTCCGTCCGGGGAAAGCGGGAAGAGCACTATCTCCCCGAGGCCCGGGTCTTCTGAGGGAAGCCTCCACAAGGGAGGGAATGGTTTCTCCCGCCCCTGGAAACG GTAGTGGATGCTGCCATGCCTGTTTGCCCTGGGCCACCTGGAGTCAACTGCTGATGATGACAGTACATTATGAAGGTGACTTCTCGCATCTCTGCCTTGGGATATTCCTTGGATGCAAAGCCCACacctggcgggggcggggggtgcagctCCAAAGTGCCAAGGATGTGCCGATACCACAG TGGCTGTGA
- the LOC116578321 gene encoding uncharacterized protein LOC116578321 isoform X1 has product MSQGGNGDALPTHLLPVAALAKHKLGHGPDPVSRRRAPSPGRSPMRGERDSRVTRTAAAAAPRPGSAVAPDPRPFLTFACAVTHLRAEKKGAFVGSPRGPWPAVSWAALPPGGRERGVGRGRRPWGRVPDPTPGAGPRPGARVRPGKAGRALSPRGPGLLREASTREGMVSPAPGNGSGCCHACLPWATWSQLLMMTVHYEGDFSHLCLGIFLGCKAHTWRGRGVQLQSAKDVPIPQVLGSSHVAHLRAGEEGCMGSLIKPAWTILSSTYQSLTDPKEEANSPMTFYRGQRMWLQTPEEAKAGCHHRAAGA; this is encoded by the exons ATGAGCCagggaggaaatggagatgccCTGCCCACTCACCTCCTGCCAGTGGCCGCCCTTGCTAAACACAAACTAGGCCACGGGCCTGACCCAGTTTCGCGGCGCCGCGCGCCAAGCCCGGGGAGGAGCCCGATGCGCGGGGAGCGGGACAGCCGCGTGACTCGgacggccgccgccgccgccccgcgcccGGGATCCGCAGTCGCACCGGATCCGAGGCCGTTTCTGACATTTGCCTGCGCCGTGACTCATCTCCGCGCGGAGAAGAAAGGGGCCTTTGTGGGCTCCCCGCGCGGGCCTTGGCCGGCCGTGTCCTGGGCAGCACTGCCCCCCGGTGGCCGGGAGCGCGGTGTAGGGCGCGGGAGGCGGCCCTGGGGGCGCGTGCCCGACCCCACCCCCGGTGCTGGCCCGCGTCCTGGGGCCCGAGTCCGTCCGGGGAAAGCGGGAAGAGCACTATCTCCCCGAGGCCCGGGTCTTCTGAGGGAAGCCTCCACAAGGGAGGGAATGGTTTCTCCCGCCCCTGGAAACG GTAGTGGATGCTGCCATGCCTGTTTGCCCTGGGCCACCTGGAGTCAACTGCTGATGATGACAGTACATTATGAAGGTGACTTCTCGCATCTCTGCCTTGGGATATTCCTTGGATGCAAAGCCCACacctggcgggggcggggggtgcagctCCAAAGTGCCAAGGATGTGCCGATACCACAG gtcttgggatcaagccacgTGGCCCACTTGAGGGCTGGTGAGGAGGGGTGCATGGGCAGCCTTATAAAACCAGCCTGGACCATCCTTTCCAGCACCTACCAGAGTCTAACCGATCCCAAGGAAGAAGCAAACAGCCCCATGACGTTTTACAGAGGTCAGAGAATGTGGCTCCAGACTCCAGAAGAAGCTAAGGCTGGATGTCACCACAGAGCAGCTGGGGCCTGA
- the LOC116578321 gene encoding translation initiation factor IF-2-like isoform X3 → MSQGGNGDALPTHLLPVAALAKHKLGHGPDPVSRRRAPSPGRSPMRGERDSRVTRTAAAAAPRPGSAVAPDPRPFLTFACAVTHLRAEKKGAFVGSPRGPWPAVSWAALPPGGRERGVGRGRRPWGRVPDPTPGAGPRPGARVRPGKAGRALSPRGPGLLREASTREGMVSPAPGNGSGCCHACLPWATWSQLLMMTVHYEGDFSHLCLGIFLGCKAHTWRGRGVQLQSAKDVPIPQHLPESNRSQGRSKQPHDVLQRSENVAPDSRRS, encoded by the exons ATGAGCCagggaggaaatggagatgccCTGCCCACTCACCTCCTGCCAGTGGCCGCCCTTGCTAAACACAAACTAGGCCACGGGCCTGACCCAGTTTCGCGGCGCCGCGCGCCAAGCCCGGGGAGGAGCCCGATGCGCGGGGAGCGGGACAGCCGCGTGACTCGgacggccgccgccgccgccccgcgcccGGGATCCGCAGTCGCACCGGATCCGAGGCCGTTTCTGACATTTGCCTGCGCCGTGACTCATCTCCGCGCGGAGAAGAAAGGGGCCTTTGTGGGCTCCCCGCGCGGGCCTTGGCCGGCCGTGTCCTGGGCAGCACTGCCCCCCGGTGGCCGGGAGCGCGGTGTAGGGCGCGGGAGGCGGCCCTGGGGGCGCGTGCCCGACCCCACCCCCGGTGCTGGCCCGCGTCCTGGGGCCCGAGTCCGTCCGGGGAAAGCGGGAAGAGCACTATCTCCCCGAGGCCCGGGTCTTCTGAGGGAAGCCTCCACAAGGGAGGGAATGGTTTCTCCCGCCCCTGGAAACG GTAGTGGATGCTGCCATGCCTGTTTGCCCTGGGCCACCTGGAGTCAACTGCTGATGATGACAGTACATTATGAAGGTGACTTCTCGCATCTCTGCCTTGGGATATTCCTTGGATGCAAAGCCCACacctggcgggggcggggggtgcagctCCAAAGTGCCAAGGATGTGCCGATACCACAG CACCTACCAGAGTCTAACCGATCCCAAGGAAGAAGCAAACAGCCCCATGACGTTTTACAGAGGTCAGAGAATGTGGCTCCAGACTCCAGAAGAAGCTAA
- the LOC116578321 gene encoding translation initiation factor IF-2-like isoform X2 encodes MSQGGNGDALPTHLLPVAALAKHKLGHGPDPVSRRRAPSPGRSPMRGERDSRVTRTAAAAAPRPGSAVAPDPRPFLTFACAVTHLRAEKKGAFVGSPRGPWPAVSWAALPPGGRERGVGRGRRPWGRVPDPTPGAGPRPGARVRPGKAGRALSPRGPGLLREASTREGMVSPAPGNGSGCCHACLPWATWSQLLMMTVHYEGDFSHLCLGIFLGCKAHTWRGRGVQLQSAKDVPIPQILSSSSGCDLHQARGASIGVQMSVAVLPGLGIKPRGPLEGW; translated from the exons ATGAGCCagggaggaaatggagatgccCTGCCCACTCACCTCCTGCCAGTGGCCGCCCTTGCTAAACACAAACTAGGCCACGGGCCTGACCCAGTTTCGCGGCGCCGCGCGCCAAGCCCGGGGAGGAGCCCGATGCGCGGGGAGCGGGACAGCCGCGTGACTCGgacggccgccgccgccgccccgcgcccGGGATCCGCAGTCGCACCGGATCCGAGGCCGTTTCTGACATTTGCCTGCGCCGTGACTCATCTCCGCGCGGAGAAGAAAGGGGCCTTTGTGGGCTCCCCGCGCGGGCCTTGGCCGGCCGTGTCCTGGGCAGCACTGCCCCCCGGTGGCCGGGAGCGCGGTGTAGGGCGCGGGAGGCGGCCCTGGGGGCGCGTGCCCGACCCCACCCCCGGTGCTGGCCCGCGTCCTGGGGCCCGAGTCCGTCCGGGGAAAGCGGGAAGAGCACTATCTCCCCGAGGCCCGGGTCTTCTGAGGGAAGCCTCCACAAGGGAGGGAATGGTTTCTCCCGCCCCTGGAAACG GTAGTGGATGCTGCCATGCCTGTTTGCCCTGGGCCACCTGGAGTCAACTGCTGATGATGACAGTACATTATGAAGGTGACTTCTCGCATCTCTGCCTTGGGATATTCCTTGGATGCAAAGCCCACacctggcgggggcggggggtgcagctCCAAAGTGCCAAGGATGTGCCGATACCACAG attctctcttcaTCCAGTGGCTGTGACCTCCACCAAGCAAGAGGGGCCAGTATTGGGGTGCAG ATGTCTGTGGCTGTCTtgccaggtcttgggatcaagccacgTGGCCCACTTGAGGGCTGGTGA